CATAGAAGCTGGATGATTATGAGTTATGAAGTCGCTTCTTTTCTGAAGCAGCATGAAAGTAAAAAAAGAGGTGATACTTAAAACCCCATGCAATTTGTCTGTGCTGAGTTTTCAGCATCAAAACTGAAAACACCCACTTCTACTAATATTTTTTTTAATATGGAATATGTGCTGCATATCCACATTATTATCTTTTCTGTATTGATAGATGGATGGTAGTAGGGACCATTGCAATTGTATGCTTTATTTGAAGTGTTGATTTGCTTGTGGCCGATATTCTTGTTTATATTCCTCTAAAGATGGTTGTTGCAAACTTGTGATGTTAAGATACAAAATTGCCTGCATGAAAAAAGAGTTCTTAGTCAGACGGATCTCATCAACTAACTGAAGAAATTGATTTTGATTAGTTTTCTTTGAACTGTGATGATATAGCCTGTGCCAGTTAAAATGTTCACAAAGGCCTCATTTTGAGTACTTGTGACTGCACAGTTCTCATGGATTTGTACCTCACACGCAACAAGAACACAATATATTCTCTTGAGTTATGTTTTTATTCATTATTTTATGTATCCTTACTCTTGCGCAGGATTCTGATTACTCTTCATTAGGTTATAAATGACAGAGAGGCATCGTGCATCTCGGCAATATCATGACGACCCTCGGGGGTATCGTGAAGCTCCACCTCCTCCACTTGCACGAACAAGGCTTCTCTCTCCGCGACGCTTGGAAGCTCCACCTCCTCCACTTGCACGAACGAGGCTTCTCTCTCCGCGACACTTGGACGAGGAATTGTCTAGTCGCCGTGCCGAGATGCGCAGAATCCGTGGAGACAATCAGCGTCTGGCAGATGAAATTGTCAGTCTCAGGCAAACCATGCCTCGTTTGAAAGAAGACCTCCAAGTCTCAAGTCAAGCTGTACCAAAGCTCCGGGCAGAGAAAGAGCTTGAATCGAGGGAGCTGACTCAGAGGAATCTGAAGCTGGAAGCTGAGCTACGTGCCTTAGAACCCCTTAGGCAAGATGCTTTGCATCTGCGATCTGAAGCAAGTAAACTACAATCTTTGAAGCAAGAGTTGGCTGCAAAGGTTCAAGGTCTATCAAAAGAGCTTGAACATCAGAAATCTGAAAGCCAGAAAATGACTGCTATGGTAGCTGAACGTGATGCTCTGTGTCAAGAATTGTTGCAGGCCAGGTGAGTTGGTATTGCAGTTATTTTACTCTCTTCCTTATAGAACAGATGCAGCCTGTTGACATTCCTGATGGTTCATGTGTTAATTCTGATGGCTGCCTCCAAGGCCCTTTTAGTCCAGTGTCTCTTTGGTCTGCTCTTTGTATTTTTAGTTGATTGAAGAGCAGCTAACTTATGGTGTCATTGTAGGGCTAATCTTGAGTTTGAGAAGAAGGCAAAACCAGAGCTTACTGCACAGGTTCAGGCAATGGAGAAGGATCTTGTAGCTATGGCTCAAGAGGCTGAGAAGCTAAGGGCTGATATTTCGAAGAGAAACACACCTAGTAAGGCCATGTTCcaatctcgcgagataaactttagcagctttttttagctacttttagccatttgtaatctaaacaggagagctaatggtggtaattga
This portion of the Zea mays cultivar B73 chromosome 2, Zm-B73-REFERENCE-NAM-5.0, whole genome shotgun sequence genome encodes:
- the LOC100282581 gene encoding myosin-like protein isoform X1 — encoded protein: MTERHRASRQYHDDPRGYREAPPPPLARTRLLSPRRLEAPPPPLARTRLLSPRHLDEELSSRRAEMRRIRGDNQRLADEIVSLRQTMPRLKEDLQVSSQAVPKLRAEKELESRELTQRNLKLEAELRALEPLRQDALHLRSEASKLQSLKQELAAKVQGLSKELEHQKSESQKMTAMVAERDALCQELLQARANLEFEKKAKPELTAQVQAMEKDLVAMAQEAEKLRADISKRNTPSFSGRGAYGTSLSTPGMGLQGMYDGGYATAGSRYGSGAGAWSSHDPHGYPHL